The following is a genomic window from Elusimicrobiota bacterium.
AAGGAAGATATCCGACAGGAATTGAAAAAAAATATTTTACAGAGTGTGGTTTATTTATGAAACGGAAATATATTCTTTTTATTAAGGATATATTAACTGCCTTAAAAAGTATTGAGGAGTTCACATTTGGTCTTACATATAAAGAGTTCACACAAGATAAAAAGACTAGCGATGCCGTGGTGCGAAATATTGAAATTATCGGAGAAGCGGTGAAAAATATTCCTTTATCGGTTCAGAAAGACA
Proteins encoded in this region:
- a CDS encoding DUF86 domain-containing protein, which translates into the protein MKRKYILFIKDILTALKSIEEFTFGLTYKEFTQDKKTSDAVVRNIEIIGEAVKNIPLSVQKDNPDIPWREIARMRDKIVHHYFEIDLEKVWKVVKEDIPVIKPSFEQINNETGGKKV